In Gracilimonas sp., a single window of DNA contains:
- a CDS encoding alkaline phosphatase, which translates to MKKLFTFLLLSVLTIACQQNETDTKTEIISVSESQAEVPDMLPLVENKPIKNIIFLIGDGTGLAQISTGQYAMVGPDGMLHMQTMPVTGFVKTHSSDNLITDSASGATAYSCGLKTYNGAIGVNPSVTPCKTILELAEEKGLSTGLVSTSSITHATPASYAAHVEQRSMQEEIAVDFLDSGVEVFLGGGVKWFSPDERSDSLDVMAQFEAAGYQVLLNENDLQDTSSDRLLGLFAEDGMERVEGEPSSAAMTQKALDVLSKNEEGFFLMVEGSQIDWAGHGNNTEYLIREVEDFDLAVKTALDFAQQDGETLVVLTADHETGGMTMLRQADTGDSLEVYWVTDYHTGIPVPLMAYGPQALEFMGWRDNTYIGQKLAELLGVGELPILMEK; encoded by the coding sequence ATGAAAAAACTATTTACTTTTTTACTTCTGTCTGTTTTAACGATAGCCTGTCAGCAAAATGAAACCGATACAAAAACCGAAATTATTTCTGTTTCTGAATCTCAGGCTGAAGTACCGGACATGTTACCGTTAGTTGAAAATAAACCAATCAAAAATATCATATTTCTGATAGGTGATGGAACAGGGTTGGCTCAAATTTCAACCGGGCAATATGCCATGGTAGGTCCGGATGGTATGTTGCATATGCAAACCATGCCGGTTACCGGGTTTGTTAAAACACATTCTTCTGATAATCTAATAACAGATTCAGCATCCGGGGCAACCGCTTATTCTTGCGGATTGAAAACTTATAATGGAGCAATAGGAGTAAATCCAAGTGTAACTCCCTGCAAGACCATTCTTGAGCTTGCCGAGGAAAAGGGATTAAGCACCGGTTTGGTTTCAACTTCCTCTATCACTCATGCTACACCGGCCAGTTATGCTGCTCATGTAGAGCAAAGAAGCATGCAGGAAGAAATTGCCGTTGATTTTTTGGACTCAGGTGTCGAAGTATTTCTAGGGGGCGGGGTGAAGTGGTTTTCGCCTGATGAACGAAGTGATTCCCTGGATGTAATGGCACAGTTTGAAGCGGCCGGATACCAAGTTTTATTGAATGAAAATGATCTTCAAGATACATCCTCTGATCGCTTGCTGGGTCTTTTTGCTGAAGACGGAATGGAGCGGGTAGAGGGGGAGCCATCCTCTGCTGCAATGACTCAAAAAGCATTGGATGTTTTAAGCAAGAATGAAGAAGGTTTCTTCTTAATGGTAGAAGGCAGCCAAATTGATTGGGCCGGACATGGAAACAATACTGAATATTTGATACGCGAAGTTGAGGATTTTGATCTTGCTGTAAAAACAGCCCTGGATTTTGCCCAACAAGACGGTGAAACTTTAGTGGTACTAACAGCAGATCATGAAACAGGAGGGATGACTATGCTCAGACAAGCTGATACTGGTGACTCTCTGGAAGTTTATTGGGTTACAGATTACCATACCGGAATTCCGGTCCCTCTTATGGCTTACGGTCCACAAGCTTTGGAATTTATGGGGTGGAGAGATAATACGTATATAGGACAGAAGCTTGCGGAGTTACTTGGGGTAGGTGAGTTGCCTATACTAATGGAGAAATAG